The window CCCAGGTCATGCAGGGATTCGATTTCAGCCGCGCGCTGATCGGTCTGCAATGCATCGGTCTGGCCCAGGTCACCGTGGTGAAACATGGGATTACGTGTCACCGGACTTCCGCAGATGGTGAGCACACGAGCTTCGTGATCATGGGGCTGACCTGCGGAGACGCCTCACTGGCGTGATGGAGTCGTGTTACTACAAGCGTGGGTGGCCGGCGATAAGCGGTTAGGCGCTGGGGGCGGTGAAGTCGAAGAACCGCGGGGGTTCGGGCAGGTCGAGCGCGGTCAGGATGGTTTTCTGCCCGGCGGTGGCGGCCGACCGTTGCGCGACGTGGCCGTCGTTGGTGGCGAGGGTGACCAGGTGCATCCGGTCGAGTTCGTGGCGCAGGTTGCGCCAGGTGTCGCCGGTGGCGTTCTCGATGACGCGCAGCAGCAGTAGGGCGAGCCAGCACAGTTGGACGTGGGCGCGGATCCGGTCCTCGCGGTAGTGGAACACCGGGCGCAGCGCGAGGGCGCCCTTGAGGTCCCGCCAGCCCCGTTCAACCTGCAGGAGCTGCTTGTAGGCGGCGGCCAGATCGTCCGGGGTCAAGGTGGTGTCGGAGGTGCGCAGCAGCCACTTGCCGTCCAGGTGCGACTCGCGCTTGATCGCGGCGGCGTCGACCCGCAGCAGCCCATGCTCGGTGCGGCGCAGGTAGCGGCGCAGTCCCGGCTTGGTCTTCAAGGAGCCGACGAGCTCGTCGCGGCGCCGGTCGGTCCAGGCGTCGGAGCCGGCGATCAGGGCCTGCAGGTGGCTGAGGAGCCGCTGTCGGACGGCGGCGTCCCGCTCGGCCTGCTCGGGGTTGAGGCAGACCACGAACCGCTGCGCCCGCATCCCCTGGTCCCCGTCTCCGTCCCCGCCGGGTGCGACGGCGGCCTCCTTGACGCGCAGGTTCCCCGCGACGGTGCGGTATCGGCCGGGGCGGGCCAGCGCCGCGGCGGCCTCGGTGTTGGTGTGGCGCAGCTTCTCGGCGTGGATGTAGTGCCCGCCGCCGCGGGTCAGATACGCCCGGTTCGCCGCGCAGGCGAACCCGCGGTCGGCCACCCACACCAGCCGGCGCAGCCCCCAGCCGGCCAGACCATCCTTGACCGTGCGGATGATCGCGGTGTCGGCGGTGTTCCCGGGGAACGTCCAGCACCGCACCGGCACCCCGTCCCGGGTGACCGCCATCGCGATCACCACCTGCGGCAGGTCGGTGCGGTGGTCCTTGGAGTGCCCGAACGCCCGCTTGCCCGCCTCGGCCGGCCGGCTGATGCCGTCGTCGTCGACGCTGTCCTCGACCTCGGCGAGCTCGTCGGGGACGTCGAGCTCGAAGTAGGTGGAGGTCGTATCCACGAACACGATGTCGAGGTCCAGGTTGAGCAGGTGCGCGACGGAGCCGAAGACCTCCTCGGCGATCTCCGCGAGCGCGTCGAGCAGGAAATCCATCGCCCGGTAGGCCTGGTCGTCGGAGAAACAGGTCAGGCCCTCGATCGCGACCCGCTTGGCGACCCAGTCCGTCGCGGCCAGCTTGGAACCGGGCTCCAGGGCGCGCTGCGCGACCAGGGCGAACACAACCCGCTCGACCGCCTCCCCGTCTAGGCGCC is drawn from Actinomycetota bacterium and contains these coding sequences:
- a CDS encoding IS1634 family transposase: MAYLQLAHNERHPVTGSPVAKVIHNFGRAEKVDRDALARLVSSISRFLTPEQAISAAVGAEVEVVDSRPLGGAWTLDRVWERLGIGAAIRRVATGRRLDGEAVERVVFALVAQRALEPGSKLAATDWVAKRVAIEGLTCFSDDQAYRAMDFLLDALAEIAEEVFGSVAHLLNLDLDIVFVDTTSTYFELDVPDELAEVEDSVDDDGISRPAEAGKRAFGHSKDHRTDLPQVVIAMAVTRDGVPVRCWTFPGNTADTAIIRTVKDGLAGWGLRRLVWVADRGFACAANRAYLTRGGGHYIHAEKLRHTNTEAAAALARPGRYRTVAGNLRVKEAAVAPGGDGDGDQGMRAQRFVVCLNPEQAERDAAVRQRLLSHLQALIAGSDAWTDRRRDELVGSLKTKPGLRRYLRRTEHGLLRVDAAAIKRESHLDGKWLLRTSDTTLTPDDLAAAYKQLLQVERGWRDLKGALALRPVFHYREDRIRAHVQLCWLALLLLRVIENATGDTWRNLRHELDRMHLVTLATNDGHVAQRSAATAGQKTILTALDLPEPPRFFDFTAPSA